In Corynebacterium ulcerans, one genomic interval encodes:
- a CDS encoding ROK family protein — MHTRSHLRNTPSFTQPSVPAASCLHLIRHFQPVTRSKLVTGSGKSQPTVTRAVAALMEAKLVRERPDLSIPNGPGRPTIPIELSVSPWAQIGVAVGTKTTYVGAYSTRGVVIQEKILDIVPAQMSADQYAETLAIAIREIAELSELPLANVGIATSGHVNSLGLVTAKNLGWEGVDLAGRIYNRISAPVTVASAITAIAGAEQQAQNPDAPANSLIFYADDSIGAALQNPQEVVILPLDENIHGSSSLGASAVALVEQTRPKVIVLAGSAFENSEDALAVGQELRKSPHGTKDKLEIRVIPTHLDNARAAARAIAMDRLIEDPLGLAKRLVTRRR, encoded by the coding sequence ATGCACACGCGCAGCCACTTGAGGAATACCCCTTCTTTTACTCAGCCGTCAGTACCGGCTGCATCGTGCCTGCACCTCATCAGGCACTTCCAGCCGGTAACACGTTCTAAACTCGTCACCGGATCCGGAAAATCCCAGCCCACCGTGACCCGCGCCGTCGCCGCGCTCATGGAGGCAAAGCTCGTTCGGGAAAGACCAGATCTTTCTATTCCCAACGGGCCGGGACGCCCAACCATCCCTATCGAACTTTCCGTATCCCCCTGGGCGCAGATCGGCGTAGCAGTAGGAACCAAAACCACATACGTAGGTGCATACAGCACGCGTGGAGTGGTGATACAGGAAAAAATCCTCGATATTGTTCCTGCTCAGATGAGCGCCGACCAATATGCAGAAACACTAGCCATAGCCATCCGAGAAATCGCAGAGCTTAGTGAGCTCCCCCTTGCCAACGTAGGCATTGCAACATCGGGTCACGTCAATTCCCTTGGCCTTGTCACTGCGAAAAACCTTGGCTGGGAAGGCGTAGATCTTGCTGGTCGAATCTATAACCGCATCTCTGCTCCCGTGACCGTCGCTAGTGCCATTACAGCTATTGCAGGTGCTGAGCAACAGGCACAAAATCCCGATGCGCCCGCCAATTCACTCATCTTTTATGCGGACGATTCCATCGGCGCAGCGCTTCAAAATCCCCAAGAGGTAGTGATATTGCCTCTCGATGAGAACATTCATGGGTCCTCTTCCCTGGGAGCTTCAGCCGTAGCCCTAGTAGAACAGACGCGCCCAAAGGTCATAGTCCTTGCCGGCTCGGCATTTGAGAACTCAGAAGATGCCCTCGCTGTGGGCCAGGAGCTACGCAAGTCGCCCCATGGAACAAAAGATAAGTTGGAGATCCGAGTGATCCCCACCCACCTTGATAATGCTCGTGCTGCCGCTCGGGCCATTGCAATGGATCGACTAATAGAAGATCCATTAGGCCTTGCCAAGCGACTGGTCACTCGACGCAGATAG
- a CDS encoding esterase/lipase family protein: MAIIDAPLPLSARLPARGLFEDDWRARPTSRHPYPVILIHGTGVTKGDWMELGTDLRKKGYAVFAPDFGMRSTAAVAESADQVGAYIHAVLKVTGAERVILVGHSQGGILARYWMHHLDGARYVTHLICLAVPNHGTSHGGVISPLTRTARGTVVVDSIITNFFGASGFEMLAESDLIQELNANGDTLPGIYYSCITTKSDTIIQPVESCFLTGPLVRNIYVQAVSKRAIVLHEDVPHDRRVRRIVLSELERVERLTAKKHVRTEHNT; the protein is encoded by the coding sequence ATGGCAATTATCGACGCTCCACTGCCGCTCTCCGCGCGGCTTCCGGCACGAGGGCTTTTTGAAGACGACTGGCGCGCCCGCCCTACCTCGCGACACCCCTACCCAGTGATTTTGATCCATGGCACCGGGGTGACCAAAGGCGACTGGATGGAACTGGGCACAGACCTGCGTAAGAAAGGCTACGCGGTTTTCGCACCCGACTTTGGGATGCGATCAACCGCCGCGGTGGCCGAATCAGCAGACCAGGTCGGCGCATATATCCATGCCGTGCTCAAAGTCACCGGCGCCGAGCGAGTGATCCTTGTCGGGCATTCCCAGGGCGGAATACTCGCCAGGTATTGGATGCATCACTTAGATGGAGCCCGCTACGTCACGCACCTCATCTGTCTCGCAGTTCCCAATCATGGCACCTCCCACGGCGGTGTTATCAGTCCTCTTACCCGCACTGCCCGCGGCACAGTCGTGGTGGATTCCATCATCACAAACTTCTTTGGGGCCTCGGGATTTGAGATGCTTGCCGAAAGCGACCTCATCCAAGAGCTCAACGCCAACGGCGATACACTGCCCGGCATCTATTACTCCTGCATCACCACAAAATCAGACACCATCATTCAGCCAGTGGAATCCTGTTTTCTCACCGGCCCCCTCGTCCGCAATATATACGTACAAGCAGTGTCAAAGCGCGCAATAGTTCTCCATGAAGACGTTCCCCATGATCGCCGCGTACGACGCATCGTACTCAGCGAACTAGAACGAGTGGAACGTCTTACCGCTAAAAAGCACGTGCGCACCGAACATAACACTTAA
- the cas7u gene encoding type I-U CRISPR-associated RAMP protein Csb1/Cas7u, translated as MGTLSYTDLVKACSAGGSSVLTSITELEAAVGQHGSVAPAKFVNRSEPVFAFEDRFIDGESKRTVLIDSKQSQLNRAEAALMQAINEGNETLNRIPRIEVSYNDSKVFSDLELPHRFTDGHIRAGSIDGKPTTENDLYISARNSTPRNMKPLLNLAPSALIFGGWDASRKSDQVKLRSALVGEIIGVLANQNRAESYSRRGGARVDPVAASVKMTGTDLKETALVQSHELSQKTRSKLDNQVKKAKKGETVSASPLGLGAIPPSLESLGGVACQRIIRSWALSFAALRQLRFGGTAEQDIAARALLAALGLAAMARAESELNIRANCDLVEQGKPVVTLDLRYGEKRELEPISVEAADELLKEAIAKASACGVSDWEGQILHVTGNPVVLRGATEDDAEAE; from the coding sequence ATGGGAACGCTTTCTTATACAGACTTGGTTAAGGCCTGCAGCGCAGGAGGATCTTCAGTCCTCACCTCCATAACGGAACTCGAGGCCGCAGTCGGCCAGCATGGATCAGTCGCACCTGCAAAGTTTGTCAATCGTTCAGAACCTGTCTTTGCTTTCGAGGACCGCTTTATAGATGGTGAGTCCAAGCGAACTGTCCTTATCGATTCCAAACAGTCTCAGCTCAATCGCGCAGAAGCAGCACTGATGCAGGCCATCAACGAGGGGAATGAAACTCTCAACCGAATCCCCAGAATCGAAGTTTCTTACAACGACAGCAAAGTCTTCTCCGATTTGGAATTACCGCACCGCTTTACAGACGGGCATATCCGCGCAGGGTCAATCGACGGTAAACCAACAACCGAGAATGATCTCTATATTTCCGCCCGGAATTCCACACCACGCAACATGAAACCGCTACTCAATTTGGCTCCGTCCGCACTCATTTTTGGCGGCTGGGATGCTAGCCGTAAAAGCGACCAAGTGAAGCTGCGCAGCGCTTTAGTCGGAGAAATCATCGGAGTGTTAGCCAACCAGAACCGTGCGGAATCGTATTCACGGCGCGGTGGCGCGCGAGTAGACCCGGTGGCCGCCAGTGTAAAAATGACCGGAACTGATCTTAAAGAAACCGCCTTAGTTCAAAGCCATGAGCTAAGTCAGAAAACTCGTTCAAAACTGGATAATCAGGTGAAAAAAGCCAAGAAGGGCGAGACCGTTTCCGCCTCCCCTCTTGGACTTGGTGCAATTCCCCCGTCGCTTGAGTCATTGGGTGGAGTGGCGTGCCAAAGAATCATTCGTTCCTGGGCATTGAGCTTTGCTGCGCTTCGCCAGCTGCGCTTCGGCGGCACCGCAGAGCAAGACATCGCAGCTCGCGCCCTGCTCGCGGCACTGGGGCTAGCAGCTATGGCACGCGCCGAATCAGAGTTAAACATTCGGGCAAACTGCGACCTTGTAGAACAGGGAAAGCCGGTCGTCACGCTTGACCTACGCTACGGAGAAAAGCGTGAACTAGAACCTATTTCCGTGGAAGCAGCGGACGAGCTGCTCAAGGAAGCAATTGCCAAGGCCAGCGCATGCGGAGTCTCGGACTGGGAAGGGCAAATACTCCACGTCACAGGCAATCCAGTTGTACTGCGCGGAGCCACTGAAGACGACGCAGAGGCAGAGTAA
- a CDS encoding nitroreductase family protein has translation MSLTVAEAIANRRATRQYTEQEVSDAVLDVVVSQALQAPSAFNAQRADLVVIRDQAIKDKIFAASGQKQLRDAPVVLVTVARADVPEDLDEVLGAERAAFVRNVLAKADAARLRETALKDAMLVAGFALIAAQGEGLATSPTTGWDEAKVLEAIGLAGRSDRAVGLVIGMGYPAEFPAHPGRAESRRVNDGYARD, from the coding sequence GTGTCCCTTACTGTTGCTGAGGCAATTGCGAACCGCCGTGCCACTCGTCAATACACCGAGCAGGAGGTGAGCGACGCGGTGCTTGACGTCGTCGTTTCGCAAGCTCTTCAGGCGCCGAGTGCGTTTAATGCGCAGCGTGCGGATCTCGTAGTGATTCGGGATCAGGCGATCAAGGACAAGATTTTTGCGGCTTCCGGGCAGAAGCAGCTTCGCGACGCCCCGGTGGTCCTGGTCACGGTTGCGCGTGCCGACGTCCCCGAGGATCTTGACGAGGTCCTTGGTGCAGAACGCGCGGCATTTGTGCGCAATGTTTTAGCTAAAGCCGATGCTGCGCGTCTGAGGGAGACCGCGCTCAAAGATGCCATGCTGGTGGCGGGGTTTGCGTTGATCGCTGCCCAAGGCGAGGGACTTGCCACGTCGCCTACCACGGGGTGGGATGAAGCGAAGGTTCTTGAGGCTATAGGGTTAGCAGGCCGCAGCGATCGTGCGGTGGGGCTGGTTATTGGTATGGGATACCCTGCGGAATTCCCAGCGCATCCCGGTCGGGCAGAGAGCCGTCGGGTTAACGATGGCTATGCGCGCGACTGA
- a CDS encoding gamma carbonic anhydrase family protein, which translates to MNSGPIILPFNGKTPRVHETAFIAPNATLIGDVEIAAHASVFYGCVLRADINMIRVGARTNVQDNSVLHVDGDAPCILGEDVTVGHMALVHGSTVGNGTLVGMHSALLSRSVIGAGSLIAAGAVVLEGQEIPAGSLAAGVPAQVRRVLSSEQSAGFIPHAGKYVNVASMHRELGMSLSLDQVRFS; encoded by the coding sequence GTGAATTCTGGCCCGATTATTTTGCCGTTCAATGGGAAAACTCCGCGAGTTCACGAGACCGCTTTTATCGCCCCGAACGCCACCTTGATCGGCGATGTAGAGATAGCGGCGCATGCCTCTGTGTTCTATGGCTGCGTTTTACGAGCAGACATCAACATGATTCGTGTGGGCGCGCGAACCAACGTCCAGGACAACTCAGTGCTGCATGTCGACGGCGATGCGCCGTGCATCCTCGGCGAGGACGTTACGGTGGGTCACATGGCTTTGGTGCATGGCTCAACCGTGGGCAACGGGACTCTGGTAGGCATGCACTCTGCGTTGCTTTCGCGCTCGGTTATTGGTGCGGGCAGCCTGATCGCTGCGGGAGCTGTTGTGCTTGAAGGGCAAGAAATACCCGCCGGGTCTCTCGCTGCTGGGGTTCCAGCTCAAGTTCGGCGGGTGCTTTCTTCCGAACAATCGGCAGGCTTCATCCCGCATGCTGGCAAGTATGTGAATGTTGCCAGCATGCACAGGGAACTCGGGATGAGCCTGAGCCTTGATCAGGTGCGCTTTAGCTAG